A genomic region of Nitrospinota bacterium contains the following coding sequences:
- a CDS encoding radical SAM protein: protein MDKFRVDNHKLHYHVGRVNSWLNGENIYPVYMEISPTGACNHRCTFCGVDYLGYKPRSLETSIVRERLAELGALGLKSVMFCGEGEPLLHKDIAEMVESAKAAGIDVSMTTNGVLFKKGLAERILPHMEWIKFSVNAATNGTYMKVNGAKSGELETVINNITAARKIKDDNTYKVTLGMQMILLPENREEAVALARIARDTGADYLVVKPYSQHPQSGSTVYKDVKYEDTERLAEELAALNGNGFSVIFRGNAMSKNSANAGKAGRYQKCQALPFWSYLDSGGGVWGCLDFVGDGRFYYGSIYENSFRQIWEGEKRRKSLEWVANGFDLCQCRNNCRMDEVNRYLWDLKNPPPHVNFI from the coding sequence GTGGACAAGTTCAGGGTTGATAACCACAAGCTTCACTACCATGTGGGCCGGGTGAACAGCTGGCTGAATGGGGAGAACATCTACCCCGTCTATATGGAGATAAGCCCCACCGGAGCCTGCAACCACCGGTGTACCTTCTGCGGCGTGGATTATCTGGGCTACAAGCCCCGGAGCCTTGAAACATCCATTGTCAGGGAGCGGCTGGCGGAACTGGGCGCGCTGGGGTTGAAAAGCGTGATGTTCTGCGGCGAGGGTGAGCCGCTACTGCACAAGGACATCGCTGAAATGGTGGAGTCCGCCAAAGCCGCCGGGATAGACGTGTCCATGACCACCAACGGCGTCCTTTTCAAAAAGGGCCTGGCGGAGCGCATCCTGCCCCACATGGAGTGGATAAAATTCAGCGTCAACGCCGCCACCAACGGCACATACATGAAAGTGAACGGCGCGAAGAGCGGTGAGCTGGAGACGGTTATAAACAACATCACCGCCGCCAGAAAGATAAAAGACGATAACACCTACAAGGTGACACTGGGCATGCAGATGATATTACTTCCGGAAAACCGGGAGGAGGCCGTTGCGCTGGCCAGGATAGCCCGGGACACCGGCGCGGACTATCTGGTGGTGAAACCATATTCCCAGCACCCGCAGAGCGGATCCACCGTGTATAAAGACGTTAAATACGAGGATACTGAAAGGCTGGCCGAAGAGCTGGCCGCTCTAAACGGGAACGGGTTCTCGGTGATATTCCGGGGGAACGCCATGTCCAAAAACAGCGCCAACGCTGGAAAGGCCGGGCGGTATCAGAAATGCCAGGCGCTACCGTTCTGGTCTTATCTGGACTCCGGCGGTGGTGTATGGGGATGTCTGGATTTCGTGGGGGACGGGCGTTTCTATTACGGCTCCATTTATGAAAACAGCTTCCGCCAGATTTGGGAAGGGGAGAAAAGACGCAAGTCGCTGGAATGGGTCGCCAACGGGTTCGACCTGTGCCAGTGCCGGAACAACTGCCGGATGGACGAGGTGAACAGGTATCTGTGGGACCTGAAAAATCCGCCGCCCCATGTCAATTTCATATAG
- a CDS encoding phosphotransferase: MTGETSTTVPGVPPEVEGRQVVAATWLGGGRNSAVYLITLEDGDRRALKRYFGKTMDGRSRMEVEFSALRFLWDNGFRNVPRPVMADSEGNQAVYGYIEGEAIGQDKLTAGRIDELVGFAARLKQISGADGGRELFPASEACFSLRAVMESVRRRYDALENIPVDSQPHDDLKKFLGGVFKPSFDEMEKWVTDNGGLAMDEELGVAYRTLSQSDFGFHNTVLGKEGQLVFVDFEYFGWDDPAKMICDFLLSPAMTLTEALKRRFLDGAMNVFGNDGNLPVRVRYYYPLFGLKWAMIMLNDFLPGRALRQAANGADAENIRRAQLRKAERMTGEITKNYANFYCGA; encoded by the coding sequence ATGACTGGCGAAACATCCACAACGGTCCCCGGCGTTCCGCCGGAGGTGGAGGGCCGGCAAGTGGTGGCCGCCACCTGGCTGGGCGGCGGCAGGAACAGCGCCGTGTATCTCATAACGCTGGAGGATGGAGACCGCAGAGCGCTCAAACGGTATTTCGGCAAAACCATGGATGGCAGGAGCCGGATGGAAGTGGAGTTTTCAGCGTTACGGTTCCTGTGGGACAACGGGTTCCGCAATGTTCCCAGGCCGGTGATGGCCGACAGCGAAGGGAACCAGGCCGTATATGGATATATCGAGGGTGAAGCGATTGGGCAGGATAAACTCACCGCGGGCAGGATAGACGAGCTTGTGGGTTTTGCCGCCCGGCTTAAACAAATCTCCGGGGCCGATGGCGGCCGGGAATTGTTTCCAGCGTCGGAAGCCTGTTTTTCCTTGCGGGCCGTGATGGAGAGCGTCCGCAGGCGGTATGACGCGCTGGAAAATATTCCGGTGGACAGCCAACCGCATGATGACCTGAAAAAGTTCCTTGGCGGGGTGTTCAAGCCATCTTTCGATGAGATGGAAAAATGGGTTACGGACAATGGCGGGCTGGCGATGGATGAGGAGTTGGGGGTGGCGTATCGAACCTTGAGCCAGTCGGATTTCGGCTTCCACAACACGGTGCTTGGGAAGGAAGGCCAGCTGGTATTCGTTGATTTCGAATATTTCGGCTGGGACGACCCGGCGAAGATGATATGCGATTTTCTTCTGAGCCCGGCCATGACGCTGACAGAAGCGCTTAAACGCCGGTTCCTGGATGGCGCGATGAACGTTTTCGGTAACGACGGGAATCTTCCAGTCCGCGTCCGGTATTATTATCCGTTGTTCGGCTTAAAATGGGCGATGATCATGTTGAACGATTTTCTGCCGGGCCGGGCCTTACGGCAGGCGGCAAACGGCGCGGACGCCGAAAATATCCGGCGCGCCCAACTGCGAAAGGCGGAGCGCATGACCGGTGAAATAACCAAAAATTACGCCAATTTTTATTGCGGGGCATGA
- a CDS encoding transketolase, with protein MPVNQALSILDKRSLGLRRMIVKTLGAAGRGHLGPAFSLVEIIRALYDHVLRYDANNPSWPLRDRFILSKGHGCVALYVMLAEKGFFNEEELWKLCKFEGLLGGHPEHSTPGVEVSTGSLGHGLPIGTGMALHARRKKENHRVFVVMGDGELGEGSVWEAAMSASKHKLSNLTAIVDYNKSQAYGSTFEVLDLEPLADKWRSFGFETREADGHDVESLAKLFNAKSESGKPVAVICHTVKGRGASFVENNMEWHHKNKIGQDEVSRLMEALEG; from the coding sequence ATGCCGGTGAATCAGGCTTTATCCATTTTAGACAAACGGTCGCTGGGCTTGCGGCGGATGATCGTCAAAACCCTGGGAGCCGCCGGGCGGGGGCATCTGGGGCCCGCATTCTCGCTTGTTGAGATTATCCGGGCGCTTTATGACCACGTCTTACGGTACGACGCTAACAATCCGTCATGGCCCCTGCGGGACCGCTTCATATTGAGCAAGGGGCACGGGTGCGTGGCGCTATATGTAATGCTGGCGGAGAAGGGCTTCTTCAACGAAGAAGAGCTCTGGAAGCTGTGCAAGTTCGAAGGCCTTTTAGGCGGCCATCCTGAACATTCCACCCCCGGCGTGGAGGTATCCACCGGCAGTCTGGGCCACGGCCTGCCCATCGGTACGGGAATGGCCCTGCACGCCCGGCGGAAAAAAGAAAACCACAGGGTTTTTGTGGTAATGGGTGACGGCGAGCTGGGCGAGGGCTCGGTATGGGAAGCGGCCATGAGCGCCTCCAAACACAAGCTGTCAAACCTCACGGCCATTGTGGACTACAACAAGTCCCAGGCTTACGGTTCCACCTTCGAGGTGCTGGACCTGGAGCCGCTGGCGGACAAATGGCGCAGTTTCGGGTTCGAAACCCGCGAGGCGGACGGGCACGATGTGGAATCCCTCGCGAAGTTATTTAACGCAAAATCCGAAAGCGGCAAACCCGTGGCCGTTATTTGTCACACCGTAAAGGGCAGGGGCGCCTCTTTCGTGGAGAACAACATGGAGTGGCACCACAAGAACAAGATCGGGCAGGACGAGGTCAGCCGCCTTATGGAGGCGCTGGAAGGGTAA
- a CDS encoding transketolase: MRKTCLDMVYEMAKADERVFFIGSDLGVGTLDKFKKEIPERFLMEGISEANIVGMAAGMALEGSIPYINTIGVFLTRRCFEQITLDLCLHHLNVRLIGSGGGLVYAPLGPSHLAIEDMAILRCLPNMTILAPADASEMSRLMPLTLEHQGPIYIRLAKGGDAIVTPAEAEYKIGRAVPIRDGNDAVIITTGVGLHVALEAADSLAAQGVRAGVLHMHTVKPVDKEAILQRLQQAPVAVTVEEGVINGGLGSAVAEIVAEANFNPSKKFARIGIPDVFADRYGSQAELMRYYGITAENVADTVKRLAG; encoded by the coding sequence ATGCGCAAGACTTGCCTGGACATGGTTTATGAGATGGCCAAGGCCGACGAACGGGTGTTCTTCATAGGCTCCGACCTGGGCGTGGGCACCCTGGATAAGTTTAAAAAGGAGATTCCCGAAAGGTTCCTGATGGAGGGCATTTCGGAGGCCAACATAGTGGGCATGGCCGCCGGTATGGCTTTGGAGGGAAGCATCCCGTACATCAACACCATCGGCGTGTTCCTCACCCGCCGCTGTTTCGAGCAGATAACGCTGGACCTGTGCCTTCACCATCTCAACGTCCGCCTTATCGGGAGCGGCGGAGGGCTGGTTTACGCGCCGCTGGGGCCGTCGCATCTGGCCATCGAGGACATGGCCATATTGCGTTGTCTGCCGAACATGACCATCCTGGCCCCCGCCGACGCTTCGGAAATGAGCAGGCTCATGCCCCTTACACTGGAGCATCAAGGCCCCATTTATATACGGCTGGCCAAGGGTGGCGACGCCATAGTCACCCCGGCGGAAGCGGAATATAAAATCGGCAGGGCGGTTCCCATAAGGGATGGGAACGACGCCGTGATAATCACCACCGGCGTTGGGCTTCATGTGGCGCTGGAAGCGGCGGACTCGCTGGCGGCCCAGGGCGTGCGCGCCGGGGTGCTCCATATGCATACCGTAAAACCTGTGGACAAGGAGGCCATCCTCCAGCGGCTCCAACAAGCGCCGGTGGCGGTGACGGTGGAGGAGGGGGTAATAAACGGCGGGCTGGGTAGCGCCGTGGCGGAAATCGTGGCGGAAGCCAATTTCAACCCCTCGAAAAAATTCGCCCGCATTGGCATACCCGATGTTTTCGCGGACAGGTACGGCTCCCAGGCGGAGCTTATGCGCTATTACGGCATCACGGCGGAAAACGTGGCTGACACGGTAAAGAGGCTTGCGGGCTGA
- a CDS encoding class I SAM-dependent methyltransferase, producing MGGLVSIFTPLHKRTARDYMGRMADEKTACMKMAREYGKDYWDGDRRFGYGGYKYDGRWAPVAQRLKEVYALTDKARILDVGCGKGFLLYELKKLLPEAEVAGFDVSEYAIANAKEEVRPHLFKHGAQEPFPFEAGHFDLVVSLNALHNLPVDQLAGALGEMERVGRRKYLVVESYRNEEELFNLQCWALTCEAFFRPEGWEWLFDRFGYTGDYEFIYFE from the coding sequence ATGGGCGGGCTTGTTTCCATATTCACCCCGTTACACAAGCGGACGGCGAGGGACTACATGGGCCGCATGGCCGATGAAAAAACGGCGTGCATGAAAATGGCGCGGGAGTACGGGAAGGACTATTGGGATGGGGACCGGCGGTTCGGGTACGGCGGTTACAAATATGACGGCCGGTGGGCCCCGGTGGCCCAGAGATTAAAGGAAGTTTACGCGCTGACCGATAAAGCAAGGATACTGGACGTGGGTTGCGGGAAGGGTTTTCTGCTGTACGAGCTGAAAAAACTCCTGCCCGAGGCCGAAGTGGCCGGTTTTGACGTATCGGAGTACGCCATAGCCAACGCCAAGGAAGAGGTTCGGCCCCATCTTTTCAAACACGGGGCGCAGGAGCCGTTCCCGTTTGAAGCCGGGCATTTCGACCTGGTGGTGTCGCTGAACGCCCTGCACAACCTGCCGGTGGACCAGCTGGCCGGGGCGCTGGGGGAGATGGAAAGGGTTGGCCGCCGGAAATACCTGGTGGTGGAAAGTTACAGGAACGAGGAGGAGCTGTTCAACCTTCAATGCTGGGCGCTCACCTGCGAGGCTTTTTTCAGGCCCGAAGGTTGGGAGTGGCTCTTTGACAGGTTTGGATACACGGGCGATTATGAATTCATCTATTTCGAGTAA
- a CDS encoding radical SAM protein: MGRLYTSMKIFHFGEKLESLPKESGRIMAPLHVRIKPTNVCAHNCGYCAYRTDYLQLGKDMGRRDFIPQPKMMEIIGDLADMDVKAVTFSGGGDPFYYPHLAEAVKKLAATKIKFAALTNGAKLSGELAELFSANASWIRISIDGWDEKSYAEYRGVSEDEFRKVMGNIGAFAKLNGNCYLGAVIVVDQKNAAHVYELVSRLKDAGVHSVKVSPCIMSNDGAKNNEYHRDIFEPVKEQAARAMEELAGEGFEIYDSYHLLDDKFTKDYQWCPYLQILPVIGADQNVYSCHDKAYNLDCGLLGSIKEQSFKEMWFSDKNRFYQINPSIHCDHHCVVNRINKQILEFIEADPDHLEFV; the protein is encoded by the coding sequence ATGGGCCGGTTATACACCAGCATGAAGATATTCCATTTCGGCGAAAAGCTGGAATCCCTGCCCAAAGAGTCGGGCAGGATAATGGCCCCGCTCCACGTGCGCATTAAACCCACCAACGTTTGCGCCCATAACTGCGGTTACTGCGCGTACCGGACGGACTACCTCCAGCTGGGCAAAGACATGGGCAGGCGGGATTTCATTCCCCAGCCCAAGATGATGGAGATCATCGGCGACCTGGCGGATATGGACGTGAAAGCCGTCACCTTCAGCGGCGGGGGAGACCCGTTCTATTACCCCCACCTGGCCGAGGCCGTTAAAAAACTGGCCGCCACGAAAATAAAATTCGCGGCGCTCACCAACGGCGCAAAACTCTCCGGCGAGCTGGCGGAGCTGTTCTCCGCCAACGCCAGCTGGATAAGGATATCAATAGACGGGTGGGACGAAAAAAGCTACGCCGAATACCGCGGCGTGTCCGAGGATGAGTTCCGCAAGGTCATGGGCAACATCGGCGCTTTCGCCAAACTCAACGGCAATTGCTACCTGGGCGCGGTGATAGTGGTGGACCAAAAAAACGCGGCCCACGTTTACGAGCTGGTGTCGCGGCTGAAAGACGCTGGCGTCCATAGCGTGAAAGTGTCGCCGTGCATCATGAGCAACGACGGCGCGAAGAATAACGAGTACCACCGCGATATCTTCGAACCGGTGAAGGAACAGGCCGCAAGGGCCATGGAAGAGCTGGCCGGGGAGGGGTTCGAGATTTACGATTCGTACCATCTGCTGGACGACAAGTTCACCAAGGATTATCAATGGTGCCCGTATCTCCAGATATTGCCCGTGATAGGGGCCGACCAGAACGTTTACTCCTGCCACGACAAGGCTTACAACCTGGATTGCGGCCTGCTTGGTTCCATCAAGGAGCAAAGTTTTAAGGAAATGTGGTTCTCGGACAAGAACAGGTTTTATCAGATAAATCCGTCCATCCATTGCGACCATCATTGCGTGGTGAACCGGATTAACAAGCAGATCCTCGAATTCATAGAAGCCGATCCCGACCATCTGGAATTCGTTTGA
- a CDS encoding class I SAM-dependent methyltransferase, translating to MPGKHTKEPQYQALLDILQKEGLAPLGLMTNQVWHDDPRRLVFTLSRYKFVSKMFSGRERVLEVGCADAFASRIVQQEVKNLTAVDFDPIFVKDANDRMTGKWRFTVKTHDILDGPVEGEFDAAYSLDVIEHIPAERENDFVANITRSLTPAGALIIGTPSIQSQAYASPQSMEGHVNCMDHKRLKSLMEKYFHNVFIFSMNDEVIHTGFYPMAHYLFALCAGKKAAS from the coding sequence ATGCCGGGAAAACACACGAAAGAGCCGCAATACCAGGCCCTGCTGGACATCTTGCAGAAAGAGGGGTTGGCCCCCCTGGGCCTTATGACCAACCAGGTGTGGCACGACGATCCCCGGCGGCTGGTGTTCACCCTGTCGCGGTACAAGTTCGTCTCAAAGATGTTCAGCGGCAGGGAACGGGTGTTGGAAGTGGGATGCGCCGACGCGTTCGCTTCAAGAATAGTCCAGCAGGAAGTCAAAAACCTCACGGCGGTGGATTTCGACCCCATCTTCGTAAAAGACGCCAACGACAGGATGACCGGTAAATGGCGGTTCACCGTAAAGACCCACGACATCCTCGACGGCCCCGTGGAGGGGGAGTTCGACGCGGCCTACTCGCTGGATGTCATTGAGCATATACCGGCGGAGCGGGAAAACGATTTTGTCGCCAACATCACAAGGTCGCTGACCCCGGCGGGCGCCCTTATCATCGGCACGCCGTCAATCCAGTCCCAAGCCTACGCCTCGCCCCAGAGCATGGAGGGGCATGTGAACTGCATGGACCACAAGAGGCTTAAAAGCCTGATGGAAAAATATTTCCACAACGTTTTCATTTTTTCCATGAACGACGAAGTGATACACACCGGGTTTTACCCCATGGCGCATTACCTTTTCGCCCTGTGCGCAGGGAAAAAGGCCGCGTCATGA
- a CDS encoding class I SAM-dependent methyltransferase, which translates to MNCILCGGARIALAPPPQSLHGVASDCKPMPRVGDFMVCESCGHVQKWLNNEWLSNIKRIYAQYDMYAVSGGAEQSVFNGGGDVEPRTAHLLRRFLGERRVPEAGRLLDIGCGNGSILRTFGGMNPKWRLAGFDQGDKFRDEVLRIPGVEAFHKGSLDDVDGMFDLITLHHVFEHITEPIQFLKKLRRLLKPGGAILLQTMNFISNPFDLVIVDHCSHFTLRTLALAVRTAGYEVETASDIWTPKELSVIATAQSGEGETGANPDAAQTARDELALRLKWLGIVENHARRTAEQGEFGVFGAAIAGTWLATALGRDVGYFMDEDPQRIGKSHMGRPVIKPSSQPVAAQTYLAFAPEFAHKLGGRLLKTYPAIRLVFPPAMPGMETPMPLALKQE; encoded by the coding sequence ATGAATTGCATACTGTGCGGGGGGGCCCGAATTGCCCTGGCGCCTCCGCCGCAGAGCCTCCACGGCGTTGCGTCGGACTGCAAACCCATGCCCCGGGTGGGGGATTTTATGGTTTGCGAGAGTTGCGGCCATGTGCAGAAATGGCTGAACAACGAGTGGCTGTCGAACATAAAGCGGATTTACGCCCAATACGACATGTATGCCGTCAGCGGCGGGGCGGAGCAGTCCGTTTTCAACGGCGGCGGCGATGTGGAGCCGCGAACGGCGCATCTTCTAAGACGTTTCCTGGGCGAGAGGCGCGTTCCGGAAGCGGGCCGCCTGCTGGACATCGGTTGCGGCAACGGCTCCATCCTGCGCACCTTTGGCGGCATGAACCCGAAATGGCGCCTGGCCGGGTTCGACCAGGGGGACAAGTTCAGGGACGAGGTTTTGCGGATCCCCGGCGTGGAAGCTTTCCATAAGGGCTCGCTGGACGATGTGGACGGGATGTTCGACCTGATAACCCTCCATCATGTGTTCGAGCATATTACGGAGCCCATCCAGTTTCTTAAGAAACTCCGCCGTCTGTTAAAGCCCGGCGGCGCCATTCTCTTGCAGACCATGAATTTTATTAGTAACCCTTTCGACCTTGTGATCGTGGACCATTGCTCCCACTTTACGTTACGCACGCTGGCCCTGGCCGTGAGAACGGCCGGTTATGAAGTGGAGACCGCCAGCGACATCTGGACGCCCAAAGAGCTCAGCGTGATAGCCACCGCCCAATCCGGGGAGGGAGAGACAGGGGCAAATCCCGATGCCGCCCAAACCGCCCGGGATGAATTGGCGCTTCGCCTCAAATGGCTGGGGATAGTGGAGAACCACGCCCGGCGCACGGCGGAACAGGGGGAGTTCGGCGTTTTCGGCGCGGCCATAGCGGGCACGTGGCTTGCCACGGCGCTGGGGCGCGATGTTGGTTATTTTATGGACGAAGACCCTCAGCGGATAGGGAAAAGCCACATGGGACGCCCGGTGATAAAACCCTCCAGCCAGCCGGTAGCGGCCCAAACGTATCTGGCCTTCGCGCCGGAATTCGCCCATAAGCTGGGTGGGCGTTTGTTGAAAACATATCCGGCCATTCGGCTGGTGTTCCCCCCGGCCATGCCTGGAATGGAAACGCCCATGCCGCTGGCGCTAAAACAAGAGTGA
- a CDS encoding radical SAM protein: MNNARKRKVTLLMPNTRWFGRRPWIMLQYAPLILTTLLKDEFDFSIVDANAGDLSEEECLNRLRELNPEALLVSGLSTEYFQQFHAGIAMGKKLNPDCVTIMGGVYPTVLGEEVLKDTNLDYIFQGHAEERVNEFLRLALADGHEAVKKLPGVGFRNADGKAVINPVATYISDVKEQVKPDYSLVDMNCYLNQNTKHYQLNSNLPTATILTSYGCPFNCMFCATRTVSGRGVAFRPEEDVLEEIGYLVKNFGVANVIFIDDFFLAKKKRCITMMEEMVRRGYNLEWKIMTVSAWHLDDELLEVMKKTGCTQITISVESGSQRVLKEIIHKPLKLDIVPGIVKKCKELGIDIGANFVIGFPGETWEELRETFRFAELCDFDISHFHIATPLPKTDLYEVAKKENLLDPEFGFTNPAYFGYGRGFISTSEFSPFELQVLRSFEWDRINFNTPEKTLKIAQMMGLTVDELNEHRKQTRQKCGVHV; the protein is encoded by the coding sequence ATGAATAATGCCAGAAAACGCAAAGTGACGCTGTTGATGCCGAACACCCGCTGGTTCGGCAGGCGCCCGTGGATAATGTTGCAGTACGCGCCGTTGATCCTTACCACCCTCCTTAAAGACGAGTTCGACTTCTCCATAGTGGACGCCAACGCTGGCGACCTTTCGGAGGAAGAGTGTCTCAACCGCCTGCGGGAGCTTAATCCCGAGGCTTTGCTGGTGTCCGGGCTGTCCACCGAGTATTTCCAGCAGTTCCACGCGGGCATCGCCATGGGTAAAAAGCTCAATCCGGATTGCGTCACCATCATGGGCGGGGTGTATCCCACGGTTCTGGGCGAGGAGGTGTTGAAAGACACAAACCTGGATTACATATTCCAGGGCCACGCCGAGGAGCGGGTGAACGAATTTTTAAGGCTCGCGCTTGCGGACGGGCATGAGGCGGTCAAGAAACTTCCGGGGGTGGGGTTCAGGAACGCGGATGGAAAAGCGGTGATAAATCCGGTGGCCACCTACATATCCGACGTGAAAGAGCAGGTGAAGCCGGATTACTCGCTGGTGGACATGAACTGCTATCTAAACCAGAACACCAAACACTACCAGTTGAATTCCAACCTTCCCACGGCCACCATACTTACATCTTACGGGTGCCCCTTTAACTGCATGTTCTGCGCCACCAGGACCGTCAGCGGCCGGGGCGTGGCTTTCAGGCCGGAGGAGGATGTGCTGGAGGAAATAGGGTATCTGGTTAAAAACTTCGGCGTGGCCAACGTGATATTCATAGACGATTTCTTCCTGGCCAAGAAAAAGCGGTGCATCACAATGATGGAAGAAATGGTCCGCCGGGGTTACAACCTGGAATGGAAGATAATGACCGTCTCCGCATGGCATCTGGACGACGAACTGCTGGAAGTCATGAAAAAAACCGGATGCACACAGATCACCATTTCCGTGGAGTCCGGCAGTCAGCGTGTTCTGAAAGAAATAATCCACAAACCGCTGAAGCTGGACATCGTGCCGGGAATAGTAAAAAAGTGCAAGGAACTGGGGATAGACATCGGAGCCAATTTCGTCATCGGTTTTCCGGGCGAGACCTGGGAGGAGTTGCGGGAGACGTTCCGGTTCGCCGAGCTGTGCGATTTCGACATTTCCCATTTCCATATCGCCACACCACTGCCAAAGACCGACCTTTACGAGGTGGCTAAAAAAGAAAACCTGCTGGATCCGGAGTTCGGTTTCACAAACCCCGCTTATTTCGGGTATGGCCGGGGTTTTATTTCCACCAGCGAGTTCAGTCCCTTTGAATTGCAGGTGCTACGCTCCTTCGAGTGGGACAGGATAAATTTCAACACCCCGGAAAAAACGCTGAAAATAGCCCAGATGATGGGCCTCACAGTAGATGAGCTGAACGAACACAGGAAGCAGACGCGGCAAAAATGCGGCGTGCACGTGTGA
- a CDS encoding sugar nucleotide-binding protein, with protein MRRARVMGAMEKYLVLGASGVVGRNLMARLGDKVALATYHSRPVPGAVRFDLGKDSLDTVLSAAQGATGAFLLLGMTNIDACHTRQAEARKINVDAILDLAKALADMGVKPVFTSTDYVFGGNRGGYREEDQPDPITAYGAFKAEVEKDLMETVGNYAVARLSRVIGAQRGDGSLFDGWMDAIENNEPIHSADDQIFSPIFATDAVEALVWLADSGANGLYNVCGPEAWSRYGLCAKFCDKVSALGKPVPQILRCKINGMGLKAIRPLDTSMSSSKLSRASGIKLMGADEMMERFLRSCGHGAPLAV; from the coding sequence ATGCGGCGTGCACGTGTGATGGGCGCAATGGAAAAATATCTGGTGCTTGGCGCTTCAGGCGTGGTTGGGCGTAACCTTATGGCGCGGCTGGGGGATAAAGTTGCGCTGGCCACGTACCATTCACGGCCAGTTCCCGGCGCGGTCCGGTTCGACCTCGGCAAAGACAGTCTTGATACGGTTCTAAGCGCGGCCCAGGGCGCCACCGGAGCTTTCCTGTTGCTGGGGATGACCAATATTGACGCTTGCCACACGCGTCAGGCCGAGGCCCGGAAAATAAACGTGGACGCTATTTTAGACCTGGCAAAGGCGTTGGCGGATATGGGCGTAAAACCGGTGTTCACCTCCACCGATTACGTGTTCGGCGGAAACCGGGGCGGATATAGAGAAGAAGACCAGCCCGACCCAATCACCGCTTATGGCGCTTTTAAGGCCGAAGTGGAGAAGGATTTAATGGAGACCGTCGGGAACTACGCCGTGGCGCGGCTCTCAAGGGTGATAGGGGCCCAGCGAGGCGACGGTTCGCTTTTCGACGGCTGGATGGACGCCATCGAAAATAACGAGCCTATCCACTCGGCGGACGACCAGATATTTTCCCCAATCTTCGCCACCGACGCTGTGGAAGCGCTGGTATGGCTGGCCGATAGCGGCGCCAATGGGCTCTACAACGTTTGCGGGCCGGAGGCCTGGAGCAGGTACGGCCTATGCGCGAAGTTCTGCGATAAAGTGTCAGCGCTTGGTAAACCTGTTCCCCAAATCCTCCGCTGTAAAATTAACGGCATGGGCTTGAAAGCCATCCGTCCGCTGGACACATCCATGTCATCGTCAAAACTTTCGCGGGCCTCTGGAATAAAACTTATGGGCGCGGACGAAATGATGGAAAGGTTCCTGCGTTCGTGCGGGCATGGAGCGCCGTTGGCCGTATGA